The Arachis hypogaea cultivar Tifrunner chromosome 16, arahy.Tifrunner.gnm2.J5K5, whole genome shotgun sequence genome contains a region encoding:
- the LOC112757149 gene encoding uncharacterized protein yields MDEFRLEAYENTKIFKERAKRWHDQKILKKEFKPGQQVLLYNSRLKIFPGKLKSKWTGPYLVTKVFPYGSLELLDEATQSHFTANGHRAKPYLGGQWDKEKEVQYLN; encoded by the coding sequence ATGGATGAGTTTagactggaagcttatgagaatacTAAGATATTCAAGGagagagctaagaggtggcatgaccaGAAGATCTTAAAGAAAgaattcaagccaggacaacAAGTGCTTCTGTACAATTCTAGGCTCAAGATCTTCCCTGGCAAGCTAAAGTCCAAATGGACAGGGCCGTATCTAGTAACAAAAGTTTTTCCCTATGGAAGTcttgaactgctagatgaagcTACACAGAGTCACTTCACAGCAAATGGGCATAGAGCAAAGCCTTATTTAGGAGGgcaatgggacaaggaaaaagaaGTTCAATATCTGAACTGA